From Bdellovibrio sp. KM01:
CTGGTGGAGGGTTCGCTGGCGGCGGTGGAGCTCCGGAAGGTTGCGCCTGATTTACTTCATTCATAAATTCAGGGGGCAGATCTCCGTTGTTAGGACCACCAGACGCCGGCGCTGGAGGTGCCACTGGTGGTTGCTCTTGAGAATGCGCAGGTGCCATGAACTTCGCGCTGACGGCAAACGCCAGCCAAAGCCCTAATGCGGCAACTATAATGTAAGACATCATCCATCTTACGGACTTCACTGCGGTGTCTCCACTTTTTCTTTTTCTTTTTCTGGTGCAAGTTTGTAACCTACAACCAAACCTTCGAACTTTAATTTTTTTGTCGGATCAGAACTATCTTGATCTGAAATAGTAATATTTCTGACTCGCGCCATTCTTTCAGAAGAGGATACCAAAGCTACGAACTGAGCAAGTTGAGCATAACTCCCTTCCAGGGTCACCTCGACAGGCACTTCTTCCACGACTTCGCGTTTGATATTCTCCCCTGGCTTTTTGATCTTTACACTGACACCAGCTCCGCGGGCAAATCCATCGATCGCTTTATTGATATCGATAGAAAATAAAACCGTCGGAAGTCGACGAGAAATTTCCTGGTACTGTTGGCTCAGTCTTCCGAGTTTTTCACGCATCTCGTTGACCTGCTTCAAAGTTGCATCCGTGTCTTTCTTTTTGGCTTCCTGCTCTTGCACTTGTTGCTGAACGGCCGCAATTTGGGCCTCGACCTGAGAGCCATCATCATAAAGAGTGAAATAAAATATCGCACCCAAGACAATTCCTAGGCCGAAAGTCTTTCCATAAGTGAAGCCAGCAAGAGTATCGAAGAACTTATTCATGGCGTTCTCTCCAATACTGCGCTGATTTCAAACTTTTTGAGGATCATTCCGTCCAAAGTAACTTCCGTTGAACTTACAAGGTTTACGTCCATTAAGAATACACTCTTAGTGAGAGCTTCCAGGAACTGAGAAACCTCAAAGTCACTTAAGCCCAAGCCTTGAACATTCATTCGATCGGGATTCAATGTGATCTTAGTTAACCAAGCTTTTTCCGGAATCACTTGTTGCATAAGATCGATGACGCGAATTTCGCGGGAACGATCTCGGGAAATCTTATCAAGTGCTGAAATACGCGCTTCGATAATAGCTTCGTCTTCTTTAAACTTTTTAATTTCAGCCACAGATGCAGCTTGCTTGGAGTTGTAATTTTCAAGCTCACTTAAAGTGGTCTGCAAAGAACCGAGACGTGCCTGTAATTCAGGGACGTGTTGCTCTTGGTAACCATAAAGACCCAGCGCCGGTATCAACAAGATCACCAAGCGCTTCAGGGCCTCCTTACGGGCCTCATCACTTCCACCGCCATCCTCAAGGATGACGTCGCCAAACTGGGCGCCAAGGGCTGCATTTGTACCAACTTGATTGGAGGCGAGATTAATTTTAATCATGCGCCATCCCCTTCCTGGCGAAGTGCCAGGCCGGTTACTACTCCTGCGAAGTTTTTAATTTGAGCAAGGTATTCTGGCGAGAATTTCTTTGGATTCGCTTTGATTTTCGCAAACGGATTAAACGGCTCCATCGGAATGCCCGTCACGCGGGAGATTGTTTCAATCAAACCCGATGTTTGTGAGCTGCCACCAGTGAAGAAACAACGATTCAAAGTCAGTCCGTTCGTGGTCGCACTCAAGAAATCAAGGCTGCTGCGAATTTCTTCAGTCACAGCCTCGTTAGTCGCACTGATAACACTGTGAACTTCGTCAGGTACATCACGACGAGAGACTGCACTTAATTTCAAAGCTTCAGCTTCACCAACGGTGACACCCATAGCTTTGTGAATTTCATTTGTATAATTCGCGCCACCCACTGGAATATCACGGCAGAAGATGACCTCACCATACTGAAGAACCACGAAATTAGTAATCGAAGCGCCGAAGTTTAGAATTCCGACAACTTCACCTGGGAATTTGCCGTAATTAACTTCGAAAGAATTCGCCAAAGCAAAGCCACTCACATCAAGAACGGAACACTTCAGACCGCTGAACTCAATGACTTGTGTATATTGCGTTACCAGTTCATTTTGTGCCGCAATCAATAAGATATCCATGGTGTCCGGGCTGGCACTTGTCGAAAGAATGTGATGCGCAAGACTGATATTGTTAATATCAAAAGGAATATATTGTTCAGCCTCGAAGCGGATCTGATCACGAACAAGTTTTTTGTCCATCTTTGGAATCGTGATTTTCTTAACGATAACCGCGGTTCCCCACATGGCCGTTGCTAGATTTTTACGCTTGGATTTTACCTCGGCGATAAGATTCTGAATGGAAATACCGACAGCTGCGATATCCACGATCTCACCACCAGAAACGGAATTGGGAGGCGTTGGCGCAAAACCAAAGGAGAGTAACTGGGCTCCTTTACCACTAATATCCATTTCGGCTAATTTAATTGAACTCGTACCGATGTCGAGTCCGATTACTTTTTTAGATTTAAAAAACATCCCTAGCTGCTTCCCCAGTTGAACCACTTCAATGTCTTTTTAAAGACTTACGTCTTTAGACCCAGGTCTAACATAGTAAATTATTTCTGGTCGTAAGGTGAATGTCAAACCAGGGGTCCAGTAGACTTTAGCTTAATCCAGGCAGAAAAAGGTCTAGGTACCACTCCGCAATCGTCTGCCCACCAAACAAGTAAAGAACAGCGCCGAGCGCAAGGTAAGGACCGAAAGGAATTACGGTCTTTAGTCCTGCTTTTTGTTTTCTTGCGGCAGCAAGTCCGATGATACTTCCGATGATGGCCGATGACATAATCACGAAAGGAATCGCTTTCCATCCAAGCAAAGCACCAATCCAGGCGAGGAGTTTAATGTCTCCCCCACCCATGCCTTCTTGTTTGGTAAATATCCAATAAAGGTAAGCCATTCCCCAAAGGAACCCGCCCCCCATCAATACACCCAACAAGGAATCCAGAAATTCACGATGGGGGTTGAGCCAAGCGCCAACCAAACCAATCACAATCCCCGACAGAGTGAACTCATCTGGCAAGATCATGTGGTCCAAATCGATGAAGGTGCAAATTACTAGACCGAAAACAAACAGAAGGTATTCGATCAAGTCCCAGGAAAGGCCAGCGTAGTGATAGCAAAGAGCGAACATGACGCCCATGATGATTTCCACCATTGGGTAGCGAAACGAGAACTTAGCACCACAATTGCGACATTTTCCACGAAGAATAAACCAGCTAAAGATCGGAATATTGTCATACCAGGCGATTTGTTTTTTACAGCCGTAGCAATAACTGCGCGGCTTAACGATGCTTTCTTCGCGAGGCAAACGGTAGATAACCACGTTGCCGAAGCTGCCAAATAGAGCTCCAAATATAAAGAAAACGACGTAATAAAATAAATCGGCGTTAGACAATGTCTTTTCTCCTGAAGCTGAAATTCGTTAGCAGGACATAAATAATAAACCAACCGGTCATGTGTGCAACCATCCACACCACGTCCTTACCCGGCAAGCCTTCTTGAAGGAAATACGCTGATTTCCAGTTAAGACGATATAAGTTAGGAACGATCCAATGAAGTCCTTTGACGATGGTAACGAACATCGGCTCTTGGCTCTTAGAGGCGAAAAATGCCAAATCACCAAGCCAATGCCCCAAAAGAAATAAAACAATACCCGCACTTAAAGCCAAAACAGGTCTGACCACCAGACTGGCCCACATTGCAAATGCCAGAATGACCGAACTTTCGAACCACAGGCTCAGGCAAATCTCGGTAAAAGCAAGCCACTGCTTAGGTTCATTCCACACACCCAATAAAAATGAGAGGATGATTCCCAATAAAACCATCAAAAGAGTATTGAGCGCCAACACTCCAAATACCTTACCTAAAATAAACTGATCACGGGTGACCGGTCGGGATAAAATTAACAGGCAAGTCTGCTTTTCAACTTCTTTAGCAATCAAGTAAGAGCCCGAGAACAGAGAAATCCCGAGCAATGCGATTTGCACCGCCAAAAAACCGAAATCTGCCAAAATCTTTTTTTGTTCTGCAAAGGACAATGCACCCAATAAAAAGCTCATACTAATCATGATCGCAGCAATAACGATCACCACGAAAAAAATCTTTTCACGCAGCATTTCACGCAAAGTGGTTTTTGCTAAAGTCCATACCTTAGACATTTTTTGCCTCGCGATTTTTTAGAACTTGGAATGCTTTTTCCAGACTTTGGAATTCGGACATAAACTGCGGCAAAGCTCCTTCATAGAGAATTTTACCTTTATTTACGACAACTAAGCGCGAACACAACTCTTCCATATCCTGCAAAAGATGGCTGCTAAAGAAAAGGGTCACTCCCCTTTTTTGCTCTTCACGCAAAATATCTTTCACCATCGCACGTCCATCGGGATCTAGGCCCGACATTGGCTCGTCCAAAATAATTAAATCAGGACGAGTAAGAATCGCTTGAGCGATCCCCGCCCGTTGCAACATACCCTTTGAATAGGTGCGAAGCCTGCGGTCTTTAGCATCAAACAGGTCCACTTTTTTTAGCGCCTCATGAGCTCGCTCAATAAAATCTTTCTGAGTGAGACCGAAACAAAGATTCCAATGCAGTTTTAAAAATTCCATTCCCGTCAGAAATTCATACAAATAAGGACGTTCGGGAAGGTAACCGATACGGGTTTTAGATTTGCTGTTTAAAGGTTCTCCAAAGAAATGGATCTTGCCATTGTCGGGTCGAATGAAGTCGAAAATGCACTTAATTGTCGTGGTTT
This genomic window contains:
- a CDS encoding ABC transporter ATP-binding protein; this translates as MEVLQVEKLNKTFKGGLFEKDRHVLQDISFHLPQGETTGFVGSNGAGKTTTIKCIFDFIRPDNGKIHFFGEPLNSKSKTRIGYLPERPYLYEFLTGMEFLKLHWNLCFGLTQKDFIERAHEALKKVDLFDAKDRRLRTYSKGMLQRAGIAQAILTRPDLIILDEPMSGLDPDGRAMVKDILREEQKRGVTLFFSSHLLQDMEELCSRLVVVNKGKILYEGALPQFMSEFQSLEKAFQVLKNREAKNV
- a CDS encoding PilN domain-containing protein, which gives rise to MIKINLASNQVGTNAALGAQFGDVILEDGGGSDEARKEALKRLVILLIPALGLYGYQEQHVPELQARLGSLQTTLSELENYNSKQAASVAEIKKFKEDEAIIEARISALDKISRDRSREIRVIDLMQQVIPEKAWLTKITLNPDRMNVQGLGLSDFEVSQFLEALTKSVFLMDVNLVSSTEVTLDGMILKKFEISAVLERTP
- a CDS encoding A24 family peptidase, which encodes MSNADLFYYVVFFIFGALFGSFGNVVIYRLPREESIVKPRSYCYGCKKQIAWYDNIPIFSWFILRGKCRNCGAKFSFRYPMVEIIMGVMFALCYHYAGLSWDLIEYLLFVFGLVICTFIDLDHMILPDEFTLSGIVIGLVGAWLNPHREFLDSLLGVLMGGGFLWGMAYLYWIFTKQEGMGGGDIKLLAWIGALLGWKAIPFVIMSSAIIGSIIGLAAARKQKAGLKTVIPFGPYLALGAVLYLFGGQTIAEWYLDLFLPGLS
- a CDS encoding ABC transporter permease; this encodes MSKVWTLAKTTLREMLREKIFFVVIVIAAIMISMSFLLGALSFAEQKKILADFGFLAVQIALLGISLFSGSYLIAKEVEKQTCLLILSRPVTRDQFILGKVFGVLALNTLLMVLLGIILSFLLGVWNEPKQWLAFTEICLSLWFESSVILAFAMWASLVVRPVLALSAGIVLFLLGHWLGDLAFFASKSQEPMFVTIVKGLHWIVPNLYRLNWKSAYFLQEGLPGKDVVWMVAHMTGWFIIYVLLTNFSFRRKDIV
- the pilO gene encoding type 4a pilus biogenesis protein PilO encodes the protein MNKFFDTLAGFTYGKTFGLGIVLGAIFYFTLYDDGSQVEAQIAAVQQQVQEQEAKKKDTDATLKQVNEMREKLGRLSQQYQEISRRLPTVLFSIDINKAIDGFARGAGVSVKIKKPGENIKREVVEEVPVEVTLEGSYAQLAQFVALVSSSERMARVRNITISDQDSSDPTKKLKFEGLVVGYKLAPEKEKEKVETPQ
- the pilM gene encoding type IV pilus assembly protein PilM; translated protein: MFFKSKKVIGLDIGTSSIKLAEMDISGKGAQLLSFGFAPTPPNSVSGGEIVDIAAVGISIQNLIAEVKSKRKNLATAMWGTAVIVKKITIPKMDKKLVRDQIRFEAEQYIPFDINNISLAHHILSTSASPDTMDILLIAAQNELVTQYTQVIEFSGLKCSVLDVSGFALANSFEVNYGKFPGEVVGILNFGASITNFVVLQYGEVIFCRDIPVGGANYTNEIHKAMGVTVGEAEALKLSAVSRRDVPDEVHSVISATNEAVTEEIRSSLDFLSATTNGLTLNRCFFTGGSSQTSGLIETISRVTGIPMEPFNPFAKIKANPKKFSPEYLAQIKNFAGVVTGLALRQEGDGA